Genomic DNA from Rubinisphaera margarita:
GATCAGCCGAACCGACCCAGCGAACCGGCCGAGCGGTCACTTCCGATCCTGCGATCGAGACTCTGGCGGGATGATAGACCGGTCGATCTCCTTTGACTAGATGAGGTTGCGTCAGGCGAGCCTGTAGCGGTTCCAGGTCCATTCCTCCGACTTTCTGAAAGCGAGCCATCGCTCGGCGGACGAACAGTTCGAAGCAGACCATCGAACTGACCGGATTGCCCGGCAAGCCGAACACGTAACAGGCGTTCGTACCTTCGTCCGGATTGGCAGACCGCAGCCCGAACCAGATCGGCTTGCCCGGTTTCATCTGCACTTTGTGAAAGACCTGCTGCACGCCGAGTTCGGCCAGCATTTTCGGCACGAGATCGAGCACGCCCGCGGAAACACCACCCGAGAGCAGTAGAAAGTCGGATTCCAGGCCGGTCGCGATTTTCTCCCGCAGATCCTCTTCCGTATCCCGGGCAATGCCGACGGGCTGAGGGATTCCGCCGGCATTGGCAACCTGGGCGACGAGCATCGGCTCGTTGGAGTTGCGAATCTGTCCCGGGCCGGGCTGCTGATTGGCGGGCACGAGTTCATCGCCGGTGGCCAGCACGGACACGGTCGGACGAGGAAAGCAGGAGACGGACATTACACCGAGTTCGGCCAGCAGGGCGATCTTGGGAAACTCGAGCAGTTCGCCGGGTTTGAGGATCGTTTCCCCCGTCTGCATGCTCTCGCCGCGGTGAAACACGTTGCGGCCCGCTGCCAGCGAGGAGATCGAGAGCGTGAGTTCCTCCGCTTCGGGATCGTTGACG
This window encodes:
- a CDS encoding molybdopterin molybdotransferase MoeA; its protein translation is MHTVVEALQAIDRTIKPGIPREVPVFQSAGSRAAEPIEACSDSPPFDKALMDGFAVRSQDIQPNVTLRVQERLTAGQVPKLPLSPGVTTQVMTGTQVPDGTDAVVRVEDVNDPEAEELTLSISSLAAGRNVFHRGESMQTGETILKPGELLEFPKIALLAELGVMSVSCFPRPTVSVLATGDELVPANQQPGPGQIRNSNEPMLVAQVANAGGIPQPVGIARDTEEDLREKIATGLESDFLLLSGGVSAGVLDLVPKMLAELGVQQVFHKVQMKPGKPIWFGLRSANPDEGTNACYVFGLPGNPVSSMVCFELFVRRAMARFQKVGGMDLEPLQARLTQPHLVKGDRPVYHPARVSIAGSEVTARPVRWVGSADLRGAAEANGMIAFPPRSDSYEADEFVDAWCWFQR